The Solanum pennellii chromosome 7, SPENNV200 DNA segment GATGTGAGCAAGAATTGAACCTGCAACCTCTTTCAACTGTTGAATCTGGAAATGAGAATCTTTCTTTGATTCAACTTGTATTGCATCTTTCTTTTGCCAACGTATCTTGTTATCCTTTCTTTTCCAGGTAAAAAATCCCAAATATTCTGCTTTTAAGATAGTTAAATTTTGTCTTGTCCCATTTTCGGTTAAAATTTGGTTTGGTTCTCGTAAATTTTGTCTTGTCCcatttttggttaaaatttggTTTGGATCTTGTTGAGAatacaattacataataaaAGCATGCTTTCTACAATAGcttaaacttttagatgagatTGTCACACACTTCAACATGGTATCAGGGTCATCTCACCGCCACCCGTACAAAAAAGAATTTCAACGTGCTTGACTCATGAAAAAGAATCTAGCCCGCACGTGAGGGGGCGTGTTGAGAAATAAATGTGTGTTCTCTTTAACAACTTAAGTTTTTAGATAAGATGGTCACACATTTCATCAGATCTATTGTAAGCTCCATGCTATATATGAGATTTTGGTTTGTGCTTGTGTACTATTTTGAATAGTGGCTCTTTCTATCTACAAATTATCTACATGTCTAAATATGTGCAAGTATGTGCCATTTCTGATCTTAGAGCGAAGAAATCTGTTCAGAAACTGGTATAAATCTCATGCACTTATTGCATCTGTGTGCAGGTTAACTCTTGTTAGGGGCCATTCAGAATAGAAAATCTGGATTTCTATGTTGTTTTCCAATTTTTGGATCTCGAAATGAAAATGTAGTTATGTAACTCTATAATATGAGCTACATCACTACTTAATGGTTCCATGAGCTCGAATGATATTTTCTGGTTAGATACTAGAGACTTGTTAAGGTTTTCAAAAGGAAGGGTTGCTTGTCAAGCTAGcctatatatgtataataataataataataataataatactaacaataataataatactgataataataataataataataataataataataataatactaacaataataataatactgataataataataataataataataatagtagtaatatatttctttctgttttattttattatataaggAACTGGAaatatttgctttttttttcaaCGGCTCCTTCTTCAATACTGCTAATGACCTATGTGTTTGCCTACCTTATTAAAGGTAGTGACAATGGGTTattcaaacaaaaagaaaaggcCCCTACTTAGTTTCGCAAGCCTTTGTCATTGTTTGGTTTATGATCTCTTTGTTTGTCTTTTAGGTCAATGCCTTTGATGTGTGTGCATATACATTTGTTTTtccattgaaatttttttaagggCATCCTTTAGAGGttttaaaagttattattagtatcagttatatatatttagcgtactttttacttttattttattaattatgatgatatgatatgaaCTCAAATGAAGAATTAAGTAGTTTGGGTCTATTATCCAAGGAAATGGAGGATCGGCAAGCATATCACACTTCATATTAGAACATGGGTAGATGAAATGGAGGTTCATATTTGGTGTCTTATGTGATGAGAACGTTTCATTGAGACTTCAAGGTAAGCTCAATGGAGTGGTGATTAGACCAACTATGTTGTACATTGTACAGAGTTGAGTGTTGGCCGAGTGTTGGTCAGTCAAGAACTCTCAAGTTCAGAAGATGAAAGTAGCAGAAATGAGGATGAATAGATGGATATATGGGCATATTAGGAGAGATACGATAGGGAATGAAGATATACAGGGGCAAGGTGGCGGTGACATCCATGCCAGACAAGATGCGCGAAGTGAGACTGCAATGATTTGGGCATGTGAAGAGGAGGAGCACAAATACCCCAATCAGAATATGCCAGAGGTTGAAACGATAGGTCTTAGGAGAGGTAGAGGTAGACCGAGGAAAAATTGAGAGGTGATTAAACCAGACATGCCAGATCTTCCGCTCACCGAGGAGATGACCCTAGATAGGAGAGCATGGAGGTCGAAGGTTAATGTAGACTGTCAGTTGGTAGTCGAGTGACCTCTTCCTAGTGGTAGAGCAGGGATCTAGACTGGGGCACCTATATACTTAAGAATATTGTTATTGTGCTAGCATTAtcttattcttcatttctatTACTATTGTTGTTACTTTACTTTGGATATCTTTTGTTTTGTTCAAACCTGTTCTGGGAAATGATTTTCTTGAGCCGGGGGTCTATTGGAAACCACCTCTCTATTCAAAAAGGTGGGGGTAAGGTCTACATCTTACCCTCCCCAAACCCCACTTATAggattgggtatgttgttgtaggATACTAGGATACATATAGCTCACCTCAACTTGTTTGGGGCTGAGACATAGTTGTTGTATCCTTTTGATGTTTTGTGTAAGAATAGTTGAGTTTACACTTGTTTGTTATATAAGTGATTACTCTTAGAAAGTTATTAAATTAAGATTGTATTTTCTTGTCTTAGAACCTCTTTTCAAGTACTTCAGAAAACTTCCCAGTATGATTGATCTTATGCTTTATCATCATGAACTGTTATCTCTAAATGGAAATTTGATATGTTGAGATTGATGCACCCTAGGATTTCCTCAATCTGATTAACTTGAGGGGATGAAAAGTTTTGTTCCCTTCTTCTTGGTTTGTAGGAATAACATATGCCAGTCACTCTCTATAGATTAATCCTCAATCTGGAAAAAACTGTTCTTTCTGAATATCCCAATTTAAGGCTGAAGATTTTCTTCAGCTcatagttttcaatttttcgCACCTAAAATGTGTTGTGATGTTTTACAGAAATGAATATGTCTGCAAAACAAAGAAGCAGTGTTTTTGACGAAGACCTCTTCAGTGGACTACCAGATGCCATCCTCATCCATATTCTCTCCTTGTTGCCATCAAAGGATGTTGTCAACATAATGTTAATTAGAAGATTTCATCACCTCTGGCCATTCATCCACACACTCAATTTCGAACAATGCATGTGGCCGCGGCACATATGTGGCTGTTATGCTCGAGGTAGTCGTCCAATCTATGATGAGAAGTATGTTAACTTTGTTCGTCATGTGCTTCTTCTTCATAAGGGCCCAACTATTAATAAGTTCTGCCTTAAGTTACATTTTAGatcattttatgaattttggCTAAGAGCATCCGGCAGAACAAACATATGGCAGTATGATTTCCTGAGGAGTGAGAAAAGGATGGGTAATGAAATTGGTACCTGGATCCAGTTCGCACTAAATAAGAATTTAAAGGTCCTTGACTTGTCTTTCTATGAGCATGGTACAGACCACCCACATGCTTTTTATGAGCTGCCTAATTGTGTTCTAAGCTGTCCTCATTTGGTTGAACTCCGGTTGACATACTGTAAGATAAATTTAAAGAGGAACAGTGAGCTCAAGTCTCTAAAAACATTATATCTTGATAATGTTTTGCTAATGGAACAGTCAATGAATTATATTCTATCTGGTTGTCCGATGCTTGAGGAATTGACGCTGCAGCTTTGCTATTCCCATAAAGGAGTGGTTCTGCtcaattcaaatttaaagaCATTGAAGCTTCACATTAGATGGTTTCAACCAAGGATACGTATCTCCTGTCCAACTCTCCTATCATTCGATATGTCTGGAGCTGTGGAGTTGCTGGATATTGCAAATGTAGCATCTATTGCTGAAGTATCTGTCAAGCGTAATCTAATATTTGACTTCAATGAGGACAATAATTACCAAAACTTGAGAAAATTCCTCCAAATATTTAGCGGGGCCAAAACTCTAAAACTATGCTCCTGGCTTGCTCTGGTACACaccttttctctttcttcataaCTTCTCCAGGTATAATTATGATTCCTGACTCTATGGAAAGATAACCTTTTAGGGTGATACACTAACTATAAACTGGATTAGAGGGGTTATGGTGTTGGGTTTTGTCTTTAACATCTCAGACTCAGGCATCTGTCAATATTTTATGTACATTGTGCAATCAGCCTTTTAAGGCTTTTGTTACTTACCCTGTTGTAGTCGGTACAAATCCTTGTTCATtaagatcaatacaaaaatcactatttattttgtttcttgaactcttatgtttaatttttgtcTGCCTAGGCATTTTCTATGTGGCAGTTGAACAATCTACCATCTCCAACCTTCAGCTGCAAATCTCTTCATCTTCAATTGGATTTTGTGATATGGCACCTACCAGGAATACTGAACTTGCTGAAGTGCTGTCCTTGCTTGGAGAATCTTATCATCGAAGTTACTTCTTACGATGAATTTACACCCTACGTATGacaaattttaattgttttattgcTCTTGTTGCTATCTGTGTTTATTGCAATGTTTGTTTGGACAGTTCACTAACCAGAGTAGGTATGACTGGGATATCTTGTTTTCTAAATCTATTTTCTTCTCCAAAAGATAAACAACAGTATTTAAGGTGGATACTTAATTTTCAGAACTTGTatggttttatatatattgtttgaCAGTAATCTAGATGTGTTCTCGTCTAGTGTTACCCTAGcaatttgtattttttagtCCTATTCAGTGTCTGTTATTATTAAGTTGGTACAACTCTTAATGTGGAGATTTTTTCTTGTGCTTATTTTAGAATGCACTCTCCTGGATTCACCTATATGAGTTTGATGCTGGTGAATATCGGAATATGGTAGATGTTCCTGTCCAGTGCTTGATTGATCACCTCAAGACGGTGAAGGTAGCTGGTATCGTAATGGAGAAACAGATGATTCAGTTTCTGGAATATTTGCTCGGGCATTCCATGGTGTTACAGAAAATGAAGATATTTGCAAAAAAGAAAGCCCCTGGTAAGGCTTATGGAACCTCTAACCCAAATAGTCTTACATCTGGTAAGGCTCATG contains these protein-coding regions:
- the LOC107023947 gene encoding FBD-associated F-box protein At2g26860-like codes for the protein MNMSAKQRSSVFDEDLFSGLPDAILIHILSLLPSKDVVNIMLIRRFHHLWPFIHTLNFEQCMWPRHICGCYARGSRPIYDEKYVNFVRHVLLLHKGPTINKFCLKLHFRSFYEFWLRASGRTNIWQYDFLRSEKRMGNEIGTWIQFALNKNLKVLDLSFYEHGTDHPHAFYELPNCVLSCPHLVELRLTYCKINLKRNSELKSLKTLYLDNVLLMEQSMNYILSGCPMLEELTLQLCYSHKGVVLLNSNLKTLKLHIRWFQPRIRISCPTLLSFDMSGAVELLDIANVASIAEVSVKRNLIFDFNEDNNYQNLRKFLQIFSGAKTLKLCSWLALAFSMWQLNNLPSPTFSCKSLHLQLDFVIWHLPGILNLLKCCPCLENLIIEVTSYDEFTPYNALSWIHLYEFDAGEYRNMVDVPVQCLIDHLKTVKVAGIVMEKQMIQFLEYLLGHSMVLQKMKIFAKKKAPGKAYGTSNPNSLTSGKAHETSDPNSLTSDKASTSNPNSLTSDEAHEYKERLLNAPKASAAAAVFFY